One part of the Pseudemcibacter aquimaris genome encodes these proteins:
- a CDS encoding DUF6702 family protein — translation MSKLFKIITLLVMAGVFTTSAFAHQQRAAITKVLFNKNTGNLEVMHRFYVHDTEHAVQMIFDKNADIISSKETQEQFAQYVADRFAIKPLNGPELKLDMVGYEIDRQFIWVYQEIKAPENIEGLTIIHNALRDIWVDQINTVNVEGRGELKTATFVGNIELLNVELDKE, via the coding sequence ATGTCTAAGCTTTTTAAGATTATAACTTTATTGGTGATGGCGGGCGTATTTACTACGTCCGCTTTCGCACATCAACAACGCGCAGCGATTACAAAGGTTCTGTTTAATAAGAACACAGGCAACCTGGAAGTAATGCACCGTTTCTATGTTCATGATACAGAACATGCCGTTCAAATGATCTTTGATAAGAATGCTGATATCATCAGTTCCAAAGAAACACAGGAACAATTCGCACAGTATGTCGCTGACAGATTTGCTATCAAGCCGCTTAACGGTCCTGAATTAAAACTGGATATGGTTGGTTATGAAATTGACCGTCAATTCATCTGGGTTTATCAGGAAATTAAGGCACCGGAAAACATCGAAGGACTGACCATTATTCATAATGCGCTTCGTGATATTTGGGTTGATCAGATCAATACAGTGAACGTCGAAGGACGCGGTGAATTAAAAACGGCAACATTTGTTGGTAACATCGAACTTCTTAATGTTGAGCTCGATAAAGAGTAA
- a CDS encoding M1 family metallopeptidase, with translation MFRKLFVLLTLCVSFATVSTAQVQQTKGNYVDKFRQMDEIWPTANSYRTAGGEPGHEYWQQRADYKINVTMDEKNHRIDGNVEITYHNNSPDTLRFLWVQLDQNRFNKDSMQHKTATYSAPDSVKGFDGDPARLSLGQLRRMQLQEDREFGFEVSSVKQSGRDLKFTVVGTKMRVDLLTPLKTGENVTFDVDYAFNIIESDVMGGRGGYEHFPDDEIEGGGYLYEMSQWYPRMGAYTDYEAWTAKEFLGSGEFTQEFGDFDVTLTVPADHVVAATGELQNMTDVMTPTQLERWEEAKTAERPVYIVTPEEALENEKEGTNDTKTWHFKAENVRDFAWASSRKFAWDAKGYNQGGSVRPFVMAMSFFPKEGGELWEKYSTEVVIHTMEVYSRVSFEYPYPVAISVNGPVGGMEYPMITFNGPRTILNDDGTRTYTMAEKEFLIGVVIHEVGHFYFPMIVNSDERQWTWMDEGLNSYLDGVAGREWNYDWANSEPSDIIDYMKSQNQVPIMTQSDSVLRLGPNAYTKPATSLNILREVILGRELFDFAFKEYSRRWMFKRPTPSDFFRTMEEASGVDLDWFWRGWYYTTDHVDISLDHIYQMRMDTKDPDIDFARRRDEFNQKPKSLYVKRNEEEGMRSWIQRNPDVRDFHNENDQFTVTNKERNEYIDFLDGLEPRERAEFERAVEEDKNYYVLEFSNKGGLVMPILIEFTFTDGSTEFMNIPAEIWRRNHLKVKKLFVFDKEVERVELDPDWYTADTNVENNHYPRRIIPSRIEAYKSSPRGGLKRRNVMHDIKTELKEPKNENK, from the coding sequence ATGTTTCGTAAATTATTCGTATTACTCACTTTGTGTGTATCATTTGCGACGGTTTCAACGGCGCAAGTGCAACAGACAAAAGGAAACTATGTCGACAAATTCCGCCAAATGGATGAAATCTGGCCAACGGCCAACTCATACCGTACGGCTGGTGGTGAGCCTGGCCATGAATATTGGCAGCAGCGCGCTGATTATAAAATCAACGTGACGATGGATGAAAAGAACCACCGTATTGATGGTAATGTTGAAATCACATACCACAACAATTCACCTGATACACTGCGTTTTCTTTGGGTTCAACTTGATCAGAACCGTTTCAACAAAGATTCCATGCAACATAAGACAGCAACATACAGTGCACCGGATAGCGTAAAAGGCTTTGATGGTGACCCTGCTCGTCTTAGCCTTGGTCAATTGCGCAGAATGCAGCTTCAGGAAGACCGCGAGTTCGGTTTTGAAGTCAGCAGCGTAAAACAATCCGGCCGTGATCTTAAATTCACGGTTGTTGGCACAAAGATGCGTGTTGATCTATTAACACCACTTAAAACAGGTGAAAATGTAACCTTTGACGTTGATTATGCCTTTAACATCATCGAAAGCGATGTGATGGGTGGCCGTGGCGGTTACGAACACTTCCCTGATGATGAAATCGAAGGTGGTGGCTATCTATACGAAATGTCACAGTGGTACCCACGTATGGGTGCATATACTGACTATGAAGCATGGACTGCGAAAGAATTCCTTGGTTCCGGTGAATTTACACAGGAATTTGGTGATTTTGATGTAACACTTACTGTTCCAGCCGACCATGTTGTTGCGGCAACAGGTGAGCTTCAAAACATGACTGATGTTATGACACCAACTCAGCTTGAGCGCTGGGAAGAAGCGAAAACAGCAGAACGTCCTGTTTATATCGTGACACCTGAAGAAGCCCTTGAAAATGAAAAAGAAGGCACAAACGACACAAAAACTTGGCATTTCAAAGCCGAGAATGTTCGTGACTTCGCTTGGGCATCTTCACGTAAGTTTGCATGGGATGCTAAAGGATATAACCAAGGTGGTTCAGTACGTCCATTCGTAATGGCCATGTCATTCTTCCCGAAAGAAGGTGGCGAGCTTTGGGAAAAATATTCAACAGAAGTTGTGATCCACACAATGGAAGTTTATAGCCGCGTTTCATTCGAATATCCATATCCGGTTGCTATTTCTGTAAATGGACCTGTTGGCGGTATGGAATATCCGATGATCACATTTAACGGTCCGCGTACGATCCTTAATGATGATGGTACACGTACATATACAATGGCGGAAAAAGAATTCCTGATCGGCGTGGTTATCCACGAAGTCGGTCACTTCTATTTCCCAATGATTGTTAACAGTGACGAGCGTCAATGGACATGGATGGACGAAGGGCTAAACAGTTATCTTGACGGTGTTGCTGGTCGTGAATGGAATTATGACTGGGCAAATTCAGAACCATCAGACATCATTGATTATATGAAGTCGCAAAATCAGGTTCCGATCATGACACAATCAGACAGTGTTCTTCGTCTTGGACCTAACGCGTATACGAAGCCGGCGACATCGCTTAATATCCTTCGTGAAGTGATCCTTGGCCGTGAACTGTTTGATTTCGCGTTTAAAGAATACTCACGTCGTTGGATGTTCAAGCGCCCTACTCCTTCTGATTTCTTCCGTACAATGGAAGAAGCATCAGGCGTAGATCTTGATTGGTTCTGGCGTGGTTGGTATTACACAACGGATCATGTGGATATCTCACTAGATCACATTTACCAAATGCGTATGGATACTAAAGATCCTGATATTGATTTCGCACGTCGTCGTGACGAATTTAACCAAAAGCCAAAATCGCTTTATGTTAAACGTAACGAAGAAGAAGGCATGCGTTCATGGATCCAGCGTAACCCAGATGTTCGTGACTTCCATAATGAAAACGATCAATTCACCGTTACAAATAAAGAACGTAACGAATATATCGATTTCCTTGATGGTCTTGAGCCACGTGAACGTGCAGAATTCGAGCGCGCCGTTGAAGAAGACAAGAATTACTATGTTCTTGAGTTCTCTAACAAAGGCGGTCTTGTAATGCCGATCCTGATTGAATTTACATTCACTGACGGTTCTACAGAATTCATGAACATTCCGGCGGAAATCTGGCGTCGTAACCACCTTAAGGTGAAAAAGCTTTTCGTTTTTGATAAAGAAGTCGAGCGCGTAGAACTTGATCCGGACTGGTACACTGCGGACACGAATGTGGAAAATAACCACTACCCTCGTCGCATTATCCCAAGCCGTATCGAAGCTTACAAAAGCTCACCACGTGGTGGTCTAAAACGTCGTAATGTTATGCATGACATTAAGACAGAACTTAAAGAGCCAAAGAACGAAAATAAATAA
- a CDS encoding serine hydrolase domain-containing protein translates to MRIILLIQFIFLFTHISITSYAQNYDQIENSLTYYLGVKGETAEKFNITERMNYHDVPGVTVAIVENDEIAWVKSYGVKSTANGEAVTKDTVFQSASISKPLSAIAALRLVEEGLLSLDEPINNYLKRWKISENELTKEKPVTLRMILTHTAGLTISGFPGYGHNVELPTLVQIVSGKDPANTDEVFVENLPGSKWNYSGGGYTIAQMAMEDVTGLKFPEIMQKYVIEPFGMEHSSYEINLSDEKLQNIAFAHDYKGQPINDNPIESYHLYPEMAAASLWTNPTDLAKALKQVNKIYHQKDGSILSKEMATELFKIHQNNWGIGFRVFQHDNNIMEFGHTGSNEGYKANFTGYTDGRGILMLTNGENGGRVMNEIFYGASNVLNWSENPVEIKETVEITNAIKSTYHGTYTLKEGTPKHPAALLNTKTVSLNNTSDGLFITFGDFIKSMKLYRDVQEDSKNVYFVLSGHKFTLDKNDQGLNTVTFAGRTYIISD, encoded by the coding sequence ATGCGTATTATCCTGTTGATACAATTCATTTTTCTTTTCACTCATATTTCAATTACGTCATATGCACAAAATTATGATCAGATAGAGAATTCCTTAACCTATTATTTGGGTGTTAAGGGGGAAACAGCAGAAAAATTCAATATTACTGAACGCATGAATTATCATGATGTACCCGGCGTTACTGTTGCGATCGTCGAAAATGACGAAATTGCATGGGTAAAATCTTATGGCGTAAAAAGCACTGCGAACGGTGAAGCAGTTACCAAAGATACCGTTTTTCAATCGGCATCGATCTCAAAACCTTTATCTGCAATTGCGGCCTTAAGATTGGTGGAAGAGGGGCTATTAAGTCTCGATGAACCGATTAATAATTATCTAAAACGTTGGAAGATATCCGAGAACGAATTGACAAAAGAAAAGCCCGTTACATTACGCATGATATTAACACATACTGCGGGGTTAACCATTTCGGGTTTCCCTGGATATGGCCATAATGTTGAATTACCAACCCTCGTCCAAATCGTTAGTGGCAAGGACCCCGCCAACACAGACGAAGTATTCGTTGAGAATTTACCAGGATCGAAATGGAACTATTCCGGTGGCGGCTATACCATTGCGCAAATGGCAATGGAGGATGTAACAGGATTAAAATTTCCTGAAATCATGCAGAAATACGTCATAGAACCATTTGGAATGGAACATAGCAGCTATGAAATAAATCTATCAGATGAGAAACTACAAAATATTGCCTTTGCACATGATTATAAAGGACAGCCAATTAACGATAATCCGATTGAAAGCTATCACCTATACCCTGAAATGGCAGCCGCCAGTTTATGGACAAACCCAACTGACCTCGCCAAGGCCTTAAAGCAGGTAAATAAAATTTATCATCAAAAAGATGGCTCTATCTTAAGCAAAGAAATGGCCACAGAGCTGTTTAAAATACATCAGAACAATTGGGGAATTGGGTTTCGGGTATTTCAGCATGATAATAATATAATGGAATTTGGCCATACTGGTTCCAACGAAGGATATAAGGCGAACTTCACCGGCTACACCGATGGCCGTGGCATTTTGATGCTAACGAACGGAGAAAATGGCGGCCGAGTTATGAATGAAATATTTTATGGCGCCTCTAATGTTTTAAATTGGTCAGAGAACCCAGTCGAAATTAAAGAAACAGTCGAAATCACAAACGCAATCAAATCCACTTATCACGGTACATATACATTAAAAGAAGGGACACCTAAACACCCCGCCGCCCTTTTAAATACCAAAACAGTGTCGCTGAATAATACAAGTGACGGTTTATTCATAACATTTGGGGATTTTATTAAATCCATGAAATTATACCGTGACGTTCAAGAGGATAGCAAAAATGTATATTTTGTGCTTTCTGGACATAAATTTACCCTTGATAAAAACGATCAGGGCTTAAACACAGTAACATTTGCAGGGAGAACGTATATAATTTCTGATTAA
- a CDS encoding NAD(P)/FAD-dependent oxidoreductase codes for MSEQSKFDIVIVGGGSAGIATAASLLKRQYWLNIAIIEPKDEHFYQPGWTMVGAGVFSSEETIRPEADVMPEDVTWIKDAVATFDPDNNAVTLERGDKVEYNYLVVAPGIKLNFDAVEGLEEAIGKNGVTSNYVREGAPYTWQLVQRFRGGKAIFTQPPLPFKCAGAPQKAMYLSCNEWEKKGVLDNTDVEFCNAGPALFGVAEYIPPLMEFVERYDAKLSFGKNLIKVDGENQIATFAVTDADGKVTNVEEKFDMLHVCPPQCAPDFIANSPLAAETGFLAVDINSLQSTKYDNVFGVGDVVATLNAKTAAAARKQAVVVAENLLAQKDGTALNSVYEGYGSCPLTVTKDRIILAEFGYGGKIMPTFPKWINNTLKATKFAWVLKADILPWVYWNCMLKGREWFAGSTKKDSGHH; via the coding sequence ATGAGCGAACAATCGAAATTTGACATTGTTATTGTCGGCGGCGGATCAGCAGGGATCGCCACAGCAGCAAGTCTTCTTAAACGTCAATATTGGCTGAATATTGCGATCATCGAACCAAAAGATGAACATTTCTATCAACCGGGCTGGACTATGGTTGGTGCAGGTGTCTTTTCATCAGAAGAAACAATCCGTCCAGAAGCCGACGTTATGCCAGAAGACGTGACATGGATTAAAGATGCAGTTGCAACATTCGATCCTGATAATAATGCAGTGACACTGGAACGTGGTGATAAGGTTGAATATAACTATCTGGTGGTTGCACCGGGCATTAAACTTAATTTCGATGCGGTTGAGGGATTAGAAGAAGCGATCGGTAAAAACGGCGTAACATCAAATTACGTCCGCGAAGGCGCACCATACACATGGCAACTTGTGCAACGTTTCCGTGGCGGAAAGGCGATCTTCACACAGCCGCCATTACCATTTAAATGTGCCGGCGCACCACAAAAAGCAATGTATCTATCCTGTAACGAATGGGAAAAGAAAGGCGTGCTTGATAACACAGACGTTGAATTCTGTAATGCGGGTCCTGCGTTATTTGGTGTTGCGGAATATATCCCACCACTAATGGAATTTGTTGAAAGATATGACGCAAAGCTTTCATTTGGTAAAAACCTGATCAAGGTTGACGGTGAAAATCAAATCGCCACTTTTGCCGTAACGGACGCAGACGGCAAAGTCACCAACGTAGAAGAAAAATTTGATATGCTTCATGTGTGCCCACCACAATGCGCACCTGACTTTATTGCAAATAGCCCACTTGCGGCGGAAACAGGGTTCCTTGCGGTTGATATCAATTCATTACAAAGCACAAAATACGATAACGTGTTTGGTGTGGGTGATGTTGTTGCGACATTAAACGCGAAAACGGCTGCTGCCGCACGTAAGCAAGCAGTTGTTGTTGCAGAAAACCTTCTTGCGCAAAAAGATGGCACAGCCCTTAATTCCGTATACGAAGGATACGGTTCTTGTCCATTAACAGTGACAAAGGACAGAATTATCCTTGCAGAATTCGGATATGGTGGTAAAATTATGCCAACATTCCCGAAATGGATTAACAATACACTTAAGGCCACAAAATTCGCGTGGGTTCTTAAGGCAGATATCCTTCCGTGGGTTTATTGGAACTGCATGCTGAAAGGCCGCGAATGGTTCGCCGGTTCCACCAAGAAGGACAGCGGTCATCATTAA
- a CDS encoding PAS domain-containing methyl-accepting chemotaxis protein, giving the protein MFEKLKGMSRAVNSDTKAKLDALNRSQAVIEFDAEGLIKTANENFLNAMGYTLDEIKGRHHRMFVEHEYAKSQEYKDFWAALNRGEYQVAEYMRLAKGGREIWIQASYNPILNNDGIVTGVVKFATDITENKLRRADTEGQIAALNKAQAVIHFNLDGTIIEANENFCSAMGYALSEIQGEHHSMFVDTEYADSDEYKEFWASLNRGKYQTAEYKRIAKGGREIWISASYNPIFDAKGRVIKVVKFATDITAQKMQLADYNGQLEAVDKSQAVISFNMDGTIIDANRNFLDAVGYDLSEIKGQHHRLFVDPSFATSQEYEAFWSKLNKGEFQAAEYKRYGKNGKEIWIQATYNPIMDVNGKPFKVVKFASNITDAVLERRRKEQVQKDIAKELASINHAMLSATEQANSAAHSSEETNVSVQAVAAGVEEFDAAITSIADSMRKSRETSDDAFKRSESGGEATKRLIQTAKAMTNIVEMIQDIANQINLLALNATIESARAGEAGRGFAVVANEVKNLAAQAANATDQISSEIHGMQKVSEEVDDNFTAIRDSLNEVRTYVVDSSSAVEQQSAAAREMTGNMQSAASGVSSINVNINEIAVATNQANDATSKVEEMSKSIA; this is encoded by the coding sequence ATGTTTGAAAAGTTAAAAGGAATGAGCAGAGCTGTTAATTCTGACACAAAAGCAAAATTAGACGCGCTAAATAGGTCGCAAGCGGTAATCGAATTTGATGCCGAAGGCTTGATAAAAACGGCGAATGAAAACTTCCTGAATGCTATGGGATATACCCTTGATGAAATAAAGGGTCGACACCACCGAATGTTTGTTGAACACGAATATGCAAAATCACAAGAATATAAAGATTTTTGGGCGGCCCTAAACCGCGGTGAATATCAGGTTGCGGAATATATGCGCCTTGCCAAAGGTGGACGCGAGATTTGGATACAGGCATCCTATAATCCAATCCTTAATAACGATGGTATCGTGACAGGTGTTGTAAAGTTTGCAACAGACATCACAGAAAATAAATTAAGACGCGCCGATACCGAAGGGCAAATCGCCGCGCTTAACAAGGCACAGGCCGTCATTCATTTCAATCTTGATGGCACCATCATTGAAGCCAACGAAAATTTCTGTAGTGCGATGGGGTATGCCCTATCCGAAATACAGGGCGAACATCACAGTATGTTTGTTGATACGGAATATGCAGACAGTGATGAATATAAAGAATTTTGGGCAAGCTTAAACCGTGGTAAATACCAAACCGCAGAATATAAACGTATTGCCAAAGGTGGTCGTGAAATCTGGATCAGTGCATCATATAACCCAATATTCGATGCCAAAGGACGTGTAATTAAGGTTGTAAAGTTCGCAACCGACATAACGGCGCAAAAAATGCAACTTGCTGATTATAACGGACAGTTAGAAGCCGTTGATAAATCACAAGCGGTTATTTCATTTAATATGGATGGCACAATCATTGATGCAAACCGAAACTTCCTTGATGCCGTTGGTTATGATTTAAGCGAGATCAAAGGACAACATCACCGTCTATTTGTTGATCCATCATTTGCAACCAGTCAGGAATATGAAGCATTCTGGTCAAAATTGAATAAAGGTGAATTCCAAGCTGCCGAATATAAACGCTATGGCAAAAACGGTAAGGAAATTTGGATACAAGCAACATATAATCCGATCATGGATGTGAACGGCAAACCGTTTAAGGTTGTAAAATTCGCGTCAAATATCACTGACGCTGTGCTTGAACGCCGCCGTAAAGAACAAGTTCAAAAAGATATCGCAAAAGAACTCGCCAGTATTAATCATGCAATGCTAAGTGCGACTGAACAGGCAAACAGTGCCGCCCATTCATCAGAAGAAACAAACGTAAGCGTGCAAGCGGTTGCGGCGGGTGTTGAAGAATTTGATGCAGCAATCACGTCAATCGCTGATAGCATGCGTAAATCACGCGAGACATCGGATGATGCATTTAAGCGATCAGAATCCGGTGGTGAAGCAACAAAGCGACTAATTCAAACGGCAAAAGCAATGACAAATATTGTGGAAATGATCCAGGATATTGCCAATCAGATTAATTTGCTTGCGCTAAATGCCACCATTGAATCTGCCCGTGCCGGTGAAGCAGGTCGTGGATTTGCTGTTGTTGCAAACGAGGTTAAAAACCTTGCCGCACAAGCGGCAAATGCAACAGACCAGATTTCAAGTGAAATTCACGGAATGCAGAAAGTATCTGAAGAGGTTGATGATAATTTCACAGCCATTAGAGATTCACTTAATGAAGTCCGCACCTATGTTGTGGATAGTTCAAGTGCCGTTGAACAGCAGAGTGCTGCTGCGAGAGAGATGACTGGTAACATGCAAAGTGCTGCCAGTGGCGTTTCATCCATTAATGT
- the xrtT gene encoding exosortase T yields MRYLYTHHSKLILVFAAALLAYEPVIWLGTSWFDPSYASSGLIIFLVTAALFLWSVTSPVKNTENQTNNIPYILLLGSAVTRLIGQLLAVNMIGALTLVIDVYAIGKILKIDRRVRSLSPFWLSMAFAFSFPLERVIQRVLGYGLQNLSADGACTILQGTIENVTCEGLRILINNKDVLIDLPCSGARAALLLFFFYTLLSAIIKPNFKQALKGFFITILSAYIVNLIRISVLAIFIGFPHLIFGIDVMSQPTHDVIGLLLLFLGVLPIALWARRALSGKKPQKQLPKKLIQDAWWIDNGKKQPKTPYFAGLFAVIAIAIILIPKNAPDVGRRDIPLELPSVIGDEFATHIPLLDKEKAYFTQFGGSARKAIYGDQTLMIVKTSAPLRHLHAPDDCLRGLGMDVEYRGIEYSSIPTAIYKATDKNGIEYRVAVTFISSKHNHMTTNVSEAVFRWLQDPEEDWTAIQRISHWTTPSFDNDAFDQSLIAALELSKKHINIAQLNGAPNE; encoded by the coding sequence ATGCGATATTTATATACACATCATTCAAAATTAATTCTGGTCTTTGCTGCGGCCTTACTCGCGTATGAGCCAGTCATTTGGCTTGGGACAAGCTGGTTTGATCCGTCATATGCCAGTTCGGGACTTATCATATTCCTTGTGACGGCCGCATTATTCTTATGGTCGGTTACGTCACCCGTTAAAAACACTGAAAACCAGACAAATAACATCCCCTATATTCTGTTGCTTGGCTCTGCGGTTACCAGATTAATCGGGCAATTGCTGGCGGTGAATATGATTGGGGCACTCACGCTCGTGATTGATGTCTATGCCATTGGTAAAATTCTTAAAATTGACAGACGTGTACGATCATTATCACCATTTTGGCTGTCGATGGCCTTTGCATTCTCATTCCCGCTGGAACGGGTTATTCAACGTGTTCTTGGATATGGACTTCAAAATCTGTCTGCCGATGGTGCCTGCACGATTTTACAGGGCACAATTGAAAATGTTACCTGCGAAGGATTGCGTATTTTAATCAATAACAAGGATGTATTGATTGATTTGCCTTGTTCCGGGGCGAGGGCGGCATTGCTTCTCTTTTTCTTTTATACGTTACTTTCAGCAATCATTAAACCAAACTTTAAGCAAGCCTTAAAAGGTTTTTTTATAACAATATTAAGCGCTTACATCGTTAACTTAATCCGAATTTCTGTGCTTGCCATCTTTATCGGGTTTCCGCATCTTATCTTCGGTATTGATGTCATGTCCCAGCCGACCCATGATGTGATCGGGCTCCTTTTGCTCTTCCTGGGGGTGTTACCGATTGCATTATGGGCGAGGCGGGCTTTATCAGGCAAAAAGCCACAGAAACAGTTACCAAAAAAGCTAATACAAGACGCGTGGTGGATCGATAACGGTAAAAAACAGCCAAAAACACCATATTTCGCGGGCCTTTTCGCCGTAATCGCTATAGCCATCATATTAATCCCCAAAAATGCACCAGACGTGGGCAGGCGGGATATACCGCTTGAATTACCCAGTGTTATCGGGGACGAATTTGCGACCCACATCCCGTTATTAGATAAAGAAAAAGCATATTTCACACAATTTGGCGGCAGCGCCAGAAAAGCAATTTACGGTGATCAGACATTGATGATCGTGAAAACGTCGGCACCACTCAGACATTTACATGCGCCTGATGACTGCCTGCGTGGCCTTGGGATGGATGTTGAGTATCGTGGTATTGAGTATTCATCCATTCCAACGGCAATTTATAAAGCAACGGATAAAAACGGAATAGAATACCGTGTTGCCGTTACCTTTATTTCATCCAAACACAATCACATGACAACCAATGTGTCAGAAGCGGTGTTCAGATGGTTACAAGATCCAGAAGAAGACTGGACGGCCATACAGCGCATTTCACATTGGACTACGCCATCATTTGATAATGATGCCTTTGATCAATCCCTGATCGCGGCACTTGAACTTTCCAAAAAGCACATAAACATTGCACAATTAAATGGAGCACCGAATGAATAG